The genome window AAATGTGAGGTAGCTCATATTTAATAATTGCTAGCTGGCGCAAAAACTATCGATGCTGGAACGAATAAAACGCAAAAATCAATAGGTGCAGGTCATAAAACTGCGCTTTTTTTAGCCATATACTAAGCAGGGTCACTCTCTATCAACTGGCGGCGATTAGCTGATTCAACCCAGTCTGCCGCGGTTTCTGACGATTTTTGCAACCAGCCAGGCAACAATTCCATATCTAACTGGGCCAATAAATTTTTCACTTCTAACCCGAGTTCTGTGTCCCCCTCAATTTTCAGCTTTCGCTGAAAGAACAGGGTATCAGGATCTTCTCTTCGGGCAGAAATCAGCACTAAATCATTTAGTTGCGCCGAAAAAATGACATCGCTATCAGGAATGTTTGACGACAATTTCAGCTGTTCATTCGACACACTAAGACAGAATTCCATGCCAAGGTCTGAAATGTCGATCTTTAACCAACGTCCCTCAAGGAAATCTAACTCCCCTTCAGCCAGCGGTTCAGCCAGCAGCTGATCTAATACCTTTGCCAGCAACGGCCTATAAACAGCAAAGGGAGTAACACTGAGTGGCCGACGAACCAATCCCGGTCCATGGCTGACAATCCAGTCGCGTAACTTAAGGGGCAACATAGTTAACCTGCTTATTTGATTTTTCTGTTGCGCAGTATAAGCAGCTTTAGCCAAGCAAAAGCTGCCTCAGGTCAAACCGAACACGGCTGCCGCTCCCTACAATGCAGTCAATTGTGTTCGATAGAGACAAAAACATGGAGTTATTGTGCCCAGCTGGCACCTTGCCAGCGTTGAAGACCGCCATTGACCATGGTGCTGACGCCGTCTATTTAGGGTTAAAAGATGACACCAACGCGCGTCATTTTGCGGGTCTGAACTTTAATGAAAAGCGACTCGAACAAGGTATCGCCTATGCTCATCAACGGGGCAAGAGAGTTCAGATCGCTATCAACACCTTCGCCCACCCAGGCGCTGAAAAACGCTGGCAGTATGCTGTAGATGCGGCCGTAGCCAGCGGTATTGACGCCCTTATTCTTGCCGACATCGGTGTGCTTGACTATGCCGCTAATCGATACCCAGATGCAGAGCTTCATCTGTCAGTGCAAGCATCAGCCACGAGCGCCGATGCGATACGCATGTATCAACAGCAATTTGGTGTGCAACGGGTCGTATTACCCCGAGTCCTGTCTATTAAACAGGTAAAACAGTTGGCTCAGGCCACCGATGTAGAACTGGAAGTTTTCGCTTTTGGTAGTCTCTGCATCATGTCTGAAGGACGCTGCTATTTAAGCTCTTATATGACAGGAGAGAGCCCAAATACCGCAGGCGCCTGCTCTCCCGCTAAGTTCGTTCGCTGGGAATCAAGAGACGATCAATTAGACGTACGACTGAATAAAGTACTGATAGACCGTTTTGGTCAAGATGAAAATGCCGGCTACCCAACACTTTGCAAGGGCCGGTTTGATGTCGATGGTCAGCGTTATCATGTGTTGGAAGAGCCCACAAGTCTCAATACCTTAGAGCTATTACCAGACTTACTGCAATCAGGCATTGCCGCGGTAAAAATAGAGGGGCGACAACGCAGCCCTGCCTATGTGGCAAAGGTAACGCAAGTATGGCGCGAGGCGATAGACCAAGCGAAGCGTGTTGGCAAAGCCTATCAACCCGATCCAAAGGGCATGGCCGAACTTAGCCAGTTGTCCGAAGGCTATCAAACCACCCTGGGTCCTTATCACAAAGCCTGGCAGTAACAGGAACAGAACAATGCAGATTTCACTTGGCCCAGTCCGTTATTATTGGCCTAAAACAGAAATAGAAGCCTTCTATCAGCAAGCGATAGCAAGCGAGGCAGATATTGTCTACCTCGGTGAGGTGGTATGCAGTAAACGCCGAGAGTTAAACAGCGAACAATGGTTCTCACTCGCAAAAGAGTTGGCCAATAACAGCAACAAGCAGATAGTACTATCGACACTGGCACTGATATCCGCAGAATCGGAACTGAAAGAGCTGCAACGCTACTGCGATAACGGTGAGCTATTGGTAGAGGCCAATGATATTGCCGCAGTACAACAGATGAGCGAGCGCAAACTTCCATTCGTGGTGGGCAGCCAGATCAATTGTTACAACCTCAGTGCCCTGCAGCGATTGTTAGCCATGGGCATGAGCCGCTGGGTGATGCCAGTAGAGCTATCATCAGACTGGCTATACACCTTGCTAGAACAAGCGGAAGACGCCGGTATCAGGCAGCAGTTTGAAGTAGAAGTCCAGAGTCATGGCCACCTTCCCCTAGCCTATTCTGCACGCTGCTTTACTGCACGCTCTGAAGATCGTCCCAAAGATAAATGTCAAAAATGCTGCCTGAACTATCCCCAAGGACGTGCAGTCCATAGCCAGGAAGGTGAACGTCTGTTTACCCTTAATGGCTTGGAAACCCAATCAGGGCTCAGTTACAACCTATTCAACGAAATACCAAACATGGTGGGGAAAGTTGACATCGCCCGCATCAGCCCGCAACAGATGGATATTGCACCTTTGGTCTCGGCATTCAAACAGCAGCTAACCGCCCCCATTCATTCACCCTTATCTACTGATGAGTGTAATGGCTATTGGCACCGCCTCGCTGGGATGGTGCAAAGCCAATAGAGCGCACAATAAAAAAGGCAGCTCACGCTGCCTTATTCACGATAACAGATACCTGTTACGAGCGAACGGTATAGTCGCCCTCGATCACCCACTTATAGGTGGTAAGCTCAACCAAACCCATTGGACCTCTGGCATGCAGTTTCTGAGTACTAACCGCTACTTCAGCACCTAAGCCAAACTGGCTACCATCAGTAAAACGTGTTGAAGCATTCACGTAAACGGCTGCCGACGTCACGCCATTAACAAAGGCTGTCGCGTTCGCCATATCGTTGGTTAGAATGCCATCAGAATGTTCACTGCTGTGCTCGCGAATATGCATCAGCGCCGCTTCTAGATCTGCAACAACCTTAATCCCTAAGATTAATGCCAACCATTCCTGATCAAAGTCTTCAGCTCCTGCAGCATGCACATTTGCGCTGCTGCCAGCCAACAAAGGCAAACTCTGTTCGCAAGCACGAAGCTCAACGCCTGACTGTGCCAAACGCTCGGCCAGTGCAGGCAGCAACTCCGCAGCCGCCGCTTCATGTACCAGTAACGTATCGAGGGCATTACACACACTTGGTCGCTGAACTTTGGCGTTCTCAACGACATCAACCACTTTTTCCAAATCGGCCGATGCATCGGCATATAGGTGGCAGATACCAATACCACCGGTGATCACAGGAATAGTGCTCTGCTCTTTACAGAGCTTATGCAGACCTGCACCACCGCGAGGAATGATCATATCTACATAATTGTCCAAGCGCAGCAGCTCAGCAACCAAAGCACGATCGGGGTTTTCAATATACTGCACCGCCTGCATAGGTAACTCAGCGGCAGCCAATGCCTGTTGCACAACACGAGTTAATACCATGTTTGAGTGAACAGTCTCTTTTCCCCCTCGCAAGATCGCAGCGTTGCCAGTTTTCAACGCCAAGGCTGCGACATCAATAGTCACATTAGGGCGCGCTTCGTAGATCACTCCCATGACACCGACAGGGATGCGGCGGCGGCTTAACCGCAGGCCATTCTCCAGCAAGCGACCTTCGATCACTTCACCCACGGGGTCAGCGAGTTCGGCGACACTGCGAACATCGGCAGCGATCGCGGATAGACGAGACTCATCTAACAACAAACGGTCGAGCAACGCCTCGGTCAAGCCATTAGCACGCCCCGCTTCAATATCTTTGTTATTAGCGGTCAAGATCTCGGTCTGATGTGTCACCAAACCATCGGCGATCGCCATCAACGCTTTGTTTTTCGCCCGAGTTGAGGCGGTTGCCAGTTCATAACTGGCTTGCTTGGCCTGTTGACCAAGGGTTTGCAATACGCTCATCTGCATCCTCTGCGCTTAAATCAAAACCAGGTCGTCACGATGAACAACAACCGGGCCAAAATGTATTTGTAAACGTTCACTGATCTGTTCTGAATGGCAACCCATGATCTGCTTTAACTCTTCCATGCCGTAACGGCTGATCCCACGTGCCACTTCGCACCCCTTTTCATCGCACAAAGCGACCAGGGCACCGCGGGAAAAACTCCCTTCAAGAGCGACGATCCCCGCGGGCAGCAGACTAGAGCCCTGATTACATATCGCTTTCACCGCACCGGCATCGATATGAATAGAGCCGCTCTGCTTTGGTCCGGCAAATAGCCACTGCTTCCGAGCATCCAACGGGGCTGGATGTGCCACAAAACGGGTTCCCACCGACTCACCACCACAGGCTCCGGTAATGACATCAGGGTGGTGTCCAGCAGCAATAATGACATCAATCCCCGCGCGCCTTGCTACATCAGCCGCCTGTAGCTTGGTTGCCATGCCCCCCGTACCCAGGCCACTCACACTGTCGCCTGCAATACTCCGTAGCGTTTCGTCGATAGTCTCGACTTCCCGAATTAACTTAGCGTCAGGGTTACTCCTAGGATCGGCAGTAAACAACCCGGGTTGATCAGTTAACAGCAGCAGCAGATCGGCATCCGCCAAGATCGCAGCCAACGCCGATAAATTATCATTGTCGCCTACTTTTATCTCTGCTGTCGCCACCGCGTCATTTTCGTTAATCACCGGAACAATGCGATGCTTCAATAACGTTTTCAGCGTGTCCTGTGCATTCAGGTAGCGCTCACGATCTTCTAAATCAGCACGGGTTAGCAACATTTGCCCCACGTGCAGGCCATATAAGTTGAACAAAGACTCCCAAGTAAGTATCAACTGGCTCTGTCCAACCGCAGCCAGCATCTGCTTCGACGCCACATTATCGGCTATGGTGGGGAAGTTGAGGTGTTCACGGCCTGCAGCAATTGCGCCAGACGATACCAACACCACTTCACAACCCGCTTTATGCAAAGCAGCTATTTGGCGCGTTAACTCAACCATATGCGCCTTATCGAGCAACTGACTGCCGCCGGTAAGCACACTGGTGCCCAGCTTGACAACAATGGTTGGGTATTTTGATGCTAATTCGCCCATCTAATCCTGTTACTCGCTGTAAAGGTTACTTTACCAATAAGGAAGTTGTGCAGGATACTGCGACTAAAGGGGGGCATGCAATAGGCGAACGCCGGCGAGAAAAAATATTGCTCTTCAGAGCATCAGCAACCACTTCAGGCTAACAACTGCCAATCCGCACTACGACATAAAATTGCTGAGTTATCGGGCGAGTTGCAGCCCAATTTAAAAAGAGCCAGAAACAGACGGCTTTTCCCGATAAACATGGATAAATGGCCAAAATAGTCAGTGATATTGCTAACGCTCGGATCTAACAACAGGTTTTAGTTTAAGAAAACCAATATCAGGCTATATTTAGCATGATGGTTTTATAGGATCCAATGAATGAGCAGGCTCACCACAAGGCTGTTGGGAATTTTCGTTTTAGCATTTGCCGTTGGCTTAATAACCTTATTGGCGAGCCGCTACTTCTGGTTGCAGCCCACCGAAATAGCGACACAAGATACCTTAGATCGCGCAACCATAGAGCGCTACCAGTTAGCGCTTAAAGCCACTTCCTTTCAGCTTAAGCAAAACGCCGCTCAGCTTGATAACAATTTCTTTCAACGCCAAATAAACCAAGGCTGGCATGATAAAACATTCGATGCAGCATGGCTGCTGGACAGCACACAACAGCTTTTACTTACTGCAGGTAAAGAGCCTATTTCCAATCAACAGATAGCCCCAGAAAGGCTTACTCTCCTGCTCAGTCAGATCCTCAACCAACCCTTCGATAGCAGCTCAGAACATCCTGTTTGGTTGAATACACCATCGGGAGCCGCCCTAGTTGTAAAAGCAAGAAATGAGTTATCACAACAAGTGGTCGCGATACAGCTTTGGACAGCCGCCAGAATAAACACTTGGCAAACACACTGGTCTCTACCGCTGAATGCTATTTGGTTGCATGACAACAGCACCCCTGGCTCTCTGCGACGTGCTGCCGCATCATTGATACCTTACAGCGAACGCTCTCCAGTACGAATGTCCGACAAATTACGTTGGGTCATCGCCGACAGCAGTGATACCCCCTTGATGCTGTGGGAGGTCAGCGCACCAACAACGCTACCCTTTAGCGGGTTAACCAAAGCACAAATCTGTCTGTTGATAGGCTGGCTCGTGGCTTTGGTGATCTCTGCCACGCTCATCCTAAAACAGTTCATCCAGCCTCAACTACAACTAAAAAAAGCACTACAACAAAGAAATATCGAAAGTGACTACCACCACCCAATTACTATCACCGTAGGCGATGGTCTGACCCGCGAATGTAACTTGTTAATGCGCCATATCCAACAGCAAGATAATCGCCTGTTGAAGCTTTCACACCAAGTCGAGTTATTGAGCAAAACTGACACACTAACCGGGCTGGCCAATAGGCAAAGGTTGGAAGAGTTTCTCGAACAAGAGTGGTCACGCGCTAAGCAGCTTTCCAATTACCTCTGCTTCGGCCTATGCGATCTGGATATGTTTAAGAGTTTCAACGAACGATATGGGGTTGCTCTCGGGGACTCCGCTCTTAAAGAGGTGGCTAAAACATTGGAAGGCAATCTTCATCGAGCCACAGATCTGGTTGCTCGACTCAGCGGCGCCACATTTGCCATCATCCTCACGGACACTGATGGTGCTGGCGCTAAAGTAGTTGGTGATAAATTGCTGCAAGCAATAAGTGAGTTAAACATTCCTCACGCCGATTCCGAGCATAAAATGTTATCGATTAGTATAGGTTGCCTGCCAATGCTGCCGGAAGGGAATTGCACCATTGAACTACTGCTCGCCCAAGCCAATCACGCTTTGGTACAAGCGAAAAGCAAGGGCGGTAACCAGGTCAGCGTTACGTCAAATAAGGTTTAAGCCAAGCGACACTCTGGGTAAACGCTTGCTCCATGCTGTGAATAATATCCGCTCTATCGACCATTAGGCGTTTGTTTTCGCGGCTTGCGTTAAGCATGCGTTTGATATCATCCTCAGGAAACTGCTCGTCCGCTTCCATACCCACAGCTAACATCGGCACTCTGCACTTTCGTGATAGAAGCCCCTGACGCACCAAAGAGAATGTTTGCGCTTTTACAGCAAAGTTACTTATCTCTTTTACATCAGTGTAGAGGCGGGAGGCTA of Corallincola holothuriorum contains these proteins:
- a CDS encoding GGDEF domain-containing protein, with product MSRLTTRLLGIFVLAFAVGLITLLASRYFWLQPTEIATQDTLDRATIERYQLALKATSFQLKQNAAQLDNNFFQRQINQGWHDKTFDAAWLLDSTQQLLLTAGKEPISNQQIAPERLTLLLSQILNQPFDSSSEHPVWLNTPSGAALVVKARNELSQQVVAIQLWTAARINTWQTHWSLPLNAIWLHDNSTPGSLRRAAASLIPYSERSPVRMSDKLRWVIADSSDTPLMLWEVSAPTTLPFSGLTKAQICLLIGWLVALVISATLILKQFIQPQLQLKKALQQRNIESDYHHPITITVGDGLTRECNLLMRHIQQQDNRLLKLSHQVELLSKTDTLTGLANRQRLEEFLEQEWSRAKQLSNYLCFGLCDLDMFKSFNERYGVALGDSALKEVAKTLEGNLHRATDLVARLSGATFAIILTDTDGAGAKVVGDKLLQAISELNIPHADSEHKMLSISIGCLPMLPEGNCTIELLLAQANHALVQAKSKGGNQVSVTSNKV
- a CDS encoding U32 family peptidase — its product is MQISLGPVRYYWPKTEIEAFYQQAIASEADIVYLGEVVCSKRRELNSEQWFSLAKELANNSNKQIVLSTLALISAESELKELQRYCDNGELLVEANDIAAVQQMSERKLPFVVGSQINCYNLSALQRLLAMGMSRWVMPVELSSDWLYTLLEQAEDAGIRQQFEVEVQSHGHLPLAYSARCFTARSEDRPKDKCQKCCLNYPQGRAVHSQEGERLFTLNGLETQSGLSYNLFNEIPNMVGKVDIARISPQQMDIAPLVSAFKQQLTAPIHSPLSTDECNGYWHRLAGMVQSQ
- the ubiT gene encoding ubiquinone anaerobic biosynthesis accessory factor UbiT, yielding MLPLKLRDWIVSHGPGLVRRPLSVTPFAVYRPLLAKVLDQLLAEPLAEGELDFLEGRWLKIDISDLGMEFCLSVSNEQLKLSSNIPDSDVIFSAQLNDLVLISARREDPDTLFFQRKLKIEGDTELGLEVKNLLAQLDMELLPGWLQKSSETAADWVESANRRQLIESDPA
- the ubiU gene encoding ubiquinone anaerobic biosynthesis protein UbiU; protein product: MELLCPAGTLPALKTAIDHGADAVYLGLKDDTNARHFAGLNFNEKRLEQGIAYAHQRGKRVQIAINTFAHPGAEKRWQYAVDAAVASGIDALILADIGVLDYAANRYPDAELHLSVQASATSADAIRMYQQQFGVQRVVLPRVLSIKQVKQLAQATDVELEVFAFGSLCIMSEGRCYLSSYMTGESPNTAGACSPAKFVRWESRDDQLDVRLNKVLIDRFGQDENAGYPTLCKGRFDVDGQRYHVLEEPTSLNTLELLPDLLQSGIAAVKIEGRQRSPAYVAKVTQVWREAIDQAKRVGKAYQPDPKGMAELSQLSEGYQTTLGPYHKAWQ
- the proB gene encoding glutamate 5-kinase; the encoded protein is MGELASKYPTIVVKLGTSVLTGGSQLLDKAHMVELTRQIAALHKAGCEVVLVSSGAIAAGREHLNFPTIADNVASKQMLAAVGQSQLILTWESLFNLYGLHVGQMLLTRADLEDRERYLNAQDTLKTLLKHRIVPVINENDAVATAEIKVGDNDNLSALAAILADADLLLLLTDQPGLFTADPRSNPDAKLIREVETIDETLRSIAGDSVSGLGTGGMATKLQAADVARRAGIDVIIAAGHHPDVITGACGGESVGTRFVAHPAPLDARKQWLFAGPKQSGSIHIDAGAVKAICNQGSSLLPAGIVALEGSFSRGALVALCDEKGCEVARGISRYGMEELKQIMGCHSEQISERLQIHFGPVVVHRDDLVLI
- a CDS encoding glutamate-5-semialdehyde dehydrogenase, which encodes MQMSVLQTLGQQAKQASYELATASTRAKNKALMAIADGLVTHQTEILTANNKDIEAGRANGLTEALLDRLLLDESRLSAIAADVRSVAELADPVGEVIEGRLLENGLRLSRRRIPVGVMGVIYEARPNVTIDVAALALKTGNAAILRGGKETVHSNMVLTRVVQQALAAAELPMQAVQYIENPDRALVAELLRLDNYVDMIIPRGGAGLHKLCKEQSTIPVITGGIGICHLYADASADLEKVVDVVENAKVQRPSVCNALDTLLVHEAAAAELLPALAERLAQSGVELRACEQSLPLLAGSSANVHAAGAEDFDQEWLALILGIKVVADLEAALMHIREHSSEHSDGILTNDMANATAFVNGVTSAAVYVNASTRFTDGSQFGLGAEVAVSTQKLHARGPMGLVELTTYKWVIEGDYTVRS